A single Calypte anna isolate BGI_N300 chromosome 5A, bCalAnn1_v1.p, whole genome shotgun sequence DNA region contains:
- the BMP4 gene encoding bone morphogenetic protein 4 — protein MIPGNRMLMVILLCQVLLGGTNHASLIPETGRKKVAELQGQAGSGRRSAQSHELLRGFETTLLQMFGLRRRPQPSKSAVIPSYMLDLYRLQSGEEEENLQEISLQYPERSTSRANTVRSFHHEEHLENVPGPSESPRIRFIFNLSSVPDNEVISSAELRLYREQVEEPSAAWERGFHRINIYEVMKPLSEGAQAITRLLDTRLVHHNVTRWETFDVSPAVIRWTKDKQPNHGLVIEVTHLHQAQTHQGKHVRISRSLPQGRGDWAQLRPLLVTFGHDGRGHALTRRARRSPKHQRSRKNKKNCRRHALYVDFSDVGWNDWIVAPPGYQAFYCHGDCPFPLADHLNSTNHAIVQTLVNSVNSSIPKACCVPTELSAISMLYLDEYDKVVLKNYQEMVVEGCGCR, from the exons ATGATTCCTGGTAACCGAATGCTGATGGTCATCCTACTATGCCAAGTCCTGCTAGGAGGTACTAACCATGCTAGCCTGATACCCGAGACCGGCAGGAAGAAAGTCGCAGAGCTTCAGGGACAAGCCGGATCCGGACGCcgctctgcccaaagccatgaACTCTTGCGGGGTTTCGAAACAACTCTGCTGCAGATGTTTGGGCTGCGAAGGCGGCCTCAACCCAGCAAATCAGCCGTCATTCCTAGTTACATGCTGGATCTCTATCGACTCCAGTcgggagaagaagaggaaaacctCCAGGAAATTAGCCTGCAGTACCCTGAGCGATCGACCAGCCGGGCGAACACCGTGAGGAGTTTCCACCATGAAG AGCACCTGGAGAACGTCCCGGGTCCCAGCGAGTCTCCCCGGATCCGTTTCATCTTCAACCTCAGCAGCGTGCCGGATAACGAGGTGATCTCCTCGGCGGAGCTGCGGCTGTACCGGGAGCAGGTGGAGGAGCCGAGCGCGGCGTGGGAGAGGGGCTTCCACCGGATAAACATTTACGAAGTGATGAAGCCGCTGTCGGAGGGCGCTCAGGCCATTACACGCCTGTTGGACACGCGTCTGGTGCACCACAACGTGACGCGCTGGGAGACCTTTGATGTGAGCCCGGCCGTGATCCGGTGGACCAAAGACAAGCAACCGAACCACGGGCTGGTGATCGAGGTGACCCACCTCCACCAGGCACAGACTCATCAGGGCAAACACGTCAGGATTAGCCGATCTTTACCTCAAGGGAGAGGGGACTGGGCTCAGCTCAGGCCGCTCCTGGTCACTTTCGGGCACGACGGGCGAGGCCACGCGCTGACCCGCAGGGCCCGCCGGAGCCCCAAGCACCAGCGTTCCcgcaagaacaaaaaaaactgCCGCCGCCACGCTCTCTATGTGGATTTCAGCGACGTGGGCTGGAACGACTGGATCGTGGCACCCCCGGGCTACCAGGCCTTTTACTGCCACGGGGACTGCCCCTTCCCTCTGGCCGACCACCTCAACTCCACCAACCACGCCATCGTGCAGACGCTGGTGAACTCCGTGAACTCCAGCATCCCCAAGGCCTGCTGCGTGCCCACGGAGCTGAGCGCCATCTCCATGCTCTACCTGGATGAGTATGACAAGGTGGTCCTGAAAAACTACCAGGAGATGGTGGTGGAGGGGTGCGGGTGCCGCTGa